ATCACTTTACTCTTCAAATTCTCCGTAACAGGAAGTTTCTTACAATCAATCCTCTCTATTGGGGATGATTGTTGTAAAAGCCTGCAAAATCAAGACCGTTGAACGTGCACCAAattccatcttttctttttttttcttccctcgtcttcttcttcttcttcatcttcatcttcatcttcttcttcttcttcttcttcttctgttttccatttcttttctcaaaaagCTTCCAACAATGGAGCCACTCTTCAACTGAAAGTAACACCCACGATCTGTTTTCCCCTGTTTTTCCCATATGGGTCgccctttctcttcttttttcccttccttATGGgtcaccttcttcttcttcttcttcacatctTTCATGTGTCTTTTCGTTTCTGCTGATGATCCCAATAGATTAACTCCAATCAACCGCGATCTTTATCATTCTAGGTGGGTAATTCTCTGATTCGGATTCctttacttctttttgttaattacGATGGATGAGATTAAGTGCGAAGTATAATTTGCTGGTTACTATGCTAATGGTTGTTGttctccttcttctctctttgGAATTTGGGTATTTAATCATATAACTGATGCACATTCTCTGttgtaattttggttttagaaatttgatgtAGTGGCTAGATATGTGTGTATTTAACTTTCCCAATTCTGGAAAAAGGGTAAGTTTGATCTTATGGCCATATTCTGTGCGCCTCTGTTTTATAGAGTTTGATACAACTCgatccaagttttttttttggagatgTTCACAGTAGGGTCTTTATCTTTTTGGATATGAACTTTTGGAATCATTTGGTTTGAATACTTTCAATAGCTGAAACTTCCCATTTTGTTGGGTGATTGGATATTGCAGTGTTGATTTGATGAAGGAGATAGAGGCTTTGGTCCATCGACACTCAGATAAGCTGACTGTGTGTTCTTGTTGTTGGTTCTTCTTTATTTAGGCTTGATGCTTTTGGTTTGGTTacttattttcaatatttaagcAGATAGAGACAATGAAGTCCAAAAATAAGGGCTATGCTGCAGAGATTCCAGTTGTTACTTATCGCCATGGAAGGAATAACATTGATGACACCTCAAAATTCCGGATACTTCTTGTaagttttgtgtttaattgTGTACTCATTTGGTCTTCTAGGCTTTTATTCCATTGATGTTATTTTTAGACTGATGCTTTATTCATGTTGAAAGTGAAAGCTGCAAGGCTTCTTGATCTAAACAAAAATGGGattgatttagattttaattttttttctatctttctttcttttcttttcctctcctTAACGACTAAGGAACATATCATCTCAGATTGGCAATTTGCTGGTGTTCTTGACAGATGATTACTCCTTGTCTTCCAGAGTTTTGGACAGCATGGAAGGGAGCTCATAACAACAGAAGTTGCACTAAGAATTCTCTTAATTTTGAGTGAAGAACATTTGTTGCCCCACATGGATCGAGCTTCCTTAAACAACACACTCGCTAAGCTTGTCATTAAGGTATGCGTGGAGGCTGCaactttttatattgataaGTGGAATAcatttcatcatcttcttctccaccTACTAGGTTTCGAACCCATAACCTAAGAGTTGGACCAAATTTTAAGCCAAACTCTTAACCATTAAGCTACGAAACCGTTGGGTTTGATAAGTGTAATAAGTTATAATGGAGTAAAAATCATCTTGTTCTATAACTTTAGGAAACTTGCAGATAGTCGCACGGGAATCATGGCTAATTGAACAAACGATCAAAAGGATTAGTGGGATGCTTCAACTTTCCTCTTCCAGCTAGccccttcctttctttttatgtagCAATGAAGTTCGTGCAGTTAACCCTATAAAGCCCAGTTTTTgctgttctttttttttcaaactaaagaCAAACATGTCTCTTTTCgttgaataaatgaaaaagattaaTGCTAAGTGAAGGAAACTAACAAAGGGAGACTTAAAAGCTTGTAAAACAAATCTATGCTTTTAACTGATATTGGTGCTTCGATTTTAAATCACAAGATATTGTATGCATAAATAATGTGCTTGCTTATGTATGTTGTCAGGTGGTGCCAATGGAAAACTTAAATGGGCGAAGGCTTGTCGAGGGTGGGGATTTAtgtgaaagaagaaatggtAATGCAGAAGATTTAATCCATTATATAGTCACGGAAAGTCTCCAAGGTAGATATTGACATACCTGCGTTTGTCTTCTATGGCAGGGAGAGGTGTTGATTTGAACAGGAATTGGAGTGTCGATTGgggtaaaaaggaaaaggttgGTATCTATCTTctgattttctttgaaataatttgacAAGGTTTTGATATAGTTTGTTGACTAAGTTATAAGTTCTTATTGGAAGGCAAGGAGAAACCATCATATTCATTTCTTGAAACAAGGCCTTTTCTTATGAAGCTCTATTGATGTTTGTCTGGCTTTTGTGAATGATAGTTGTTGTGACACTCTCTTCTATTCCAAGCATTTTAGtcattcttcttcctattACAGGATTATGATCCTTATGAGGAAAATCCCGGATTTGCACCTTTCAGCGAACCCGAAACTCAAATTATGCGAAAACTTGCCTTGAGATTTGATCCACATATATGGGTCAATGTGCACTCTGGAATGGAGGTAAGAAACAATACCAAGATTTAGTTATTAACCTGGATTATGATAGGCTTCATTATCTGGTCAGTGCGGATTTGATCTTTTCCCATATGACTCGTTCCCTTGAAGCAAAATTGATCGTGCTACTTTTTCACAATCTCTCCCTTTCCTTTCAATCTTATGGAGCTTGGGAGAACACTGGAGTAGCTACAtctaactattttcttttaaacctGGATTATGattagtgaaaattttaatgaatacAGACTACAGTTGCTAGTCACCATTATTAAAACCCAGAATAAATTGTGTCTTCTTTTTACTTCCTTCTCTGTTAAAATCACAGCTTAACAATGTGATTGGTTCAGTTGACTGATGAAACTGTACTTAATATTCCACGACATAAATATGTTTAAGTTACAAGAGCATTCAAGCTTGTGTCTAAAAGATATCTGAACATTGAAAATGTTTAACAAGTATCCAATATCTCAGTTGTGTTTAATAGATCCCTGACATTTTCGGCTCTCTCCCTCTTTCGAATTTGTTATTACTACTGGATACAGATTTCTGAATCCtgtttatgaaaaagaaaatcataacaAAATCGTATTACTGTTATTTATtaacaccttttttttttctctctgcTCTGTTTATTTGCTGAACTAAAAGATGAGGTTTCCCATGCTCATTTTATACGACTTGCTAGTTTTGATTGTTACTTCTTTAGGCTTTATTCATGCCTTATGACCACAAAAACATAACTCCTGACGGTGAAATTTCTCAACAAATGAAACTTCTGCTTGAAGAGCTGAATATTCTCCATTGCCACAGCCGCTGCATGATAGGATCAGGCGGAGGTTCGGTCGGGTTAGTTCACTTCTTCTGACTACAATATGATAGCAGTTTACCATTTATACACCtgttttatatgtttttaaatgaatCTTCATTTGTCAttctttgatatttgttataatataGACAAATGAGTAACGTTTTGGTGCAACTCGTACTACACCAAAGTATTTTTCTGGACAAATATTGGacaatttatttgattagCCCACCTTCTTAGGTACCTACCAGTTGCATTGTGTCAATGTAGGAAAATTTTCGAATCACAGCTAGAAGTTCAGGAATGCAGGGAGGACTTCTAAAGTTTTAGGGAAAAATAATTTCTGCTCTAAACGTTCAGTTTATGAATTACAAATCTAAATGAATAGTTATATCAAGTTgatcaatttaaaccttaatAACTATGCTCACTCGATTTTACttaaattcaaccaaaaatcATCTGAAACTCTTCTTCAAAACTTTCGTATCatgtaattattcaaaataagtaGAGACAAATAGAAAACTacaagaagatgaaaatactGCCACTATCCAGTTTATTCTAGTATTTCTCTCCAATATTATGTTCatttttagatataaaaaGCCTTAATGTCTTACATAAATGTAAACATTATacattaacaattttaatatgaaatccTTTCGagttttaattgataaaattattgatataaattgatttttcactGAAAGTTGAAAACTAACTAAACAGCTAATCAAAATTCAAGGTTAAATCTAAAACTTATaccatttcttttccaatGCATCAAAACTTTTAGATGCCTCCTTGCTTAATCTGAAGGCTAAttgatttgaattattttttcttttaattgaatCCTTTAATTGTTCTTGCTATACCATCCCTGATGTGCAATTGGGTCTGAATTTCTTCCTGCATAATGATTGTTGTCTTAAGGTATCTGGCACATGGGACAGCCACAGATTTCATGTTTGACAAGGCTCGAGTTCCTATGGCTTTCACATTTGAGGTTTGTCAAACAAGTTCATAAAATAatcttagtttaatttttggtCTTAAAATAAGTCTCTCTTCTTCGTGTGATTATATCAGATATATGGAGACGAAGCTGCCACATCAAAAGACTGCTTTAGAATGTTCAATCCCACAGATCCCAATACCTTCGACGTATGCAACCATCTTTTCTTGTCATATTGGCCAATTGATGCCCATGGAAATCCTTAGGCTGAATTcgtttttcatctttgttttcaGAGGGTGCTTGGCGATTGGTCTGCTGcgttttttacaatatttaagATGGGTCCTGAGTATCTCGACGAAACTGAGTTCCGTCCAAAAAGTAACATAGACAAGCTGGTGTCCATTGATGAATATCTTGAAGGTTACTTGATTGAGAGAAGTAGCAGATATGGAAAGAAGAGGGAGGTGTTTGACCTAGGGATGCAAGAGATGAGAACTTATTTTAGGCTATTTTTGTTGTCATCAGTTCTATTGATGTTCATGTTTTGTTCTagaatttctaaaaacaaGTTCACCAGACCACTCGTTTCTGCCATTTCCATTTGAGAATGTGTTTAGTTTCTGAACTCCACAAGTTTAGTGCCACATTTTATTCTAAAAGAGTTATTATAGATGATCTCATACTTGTAAGATCAGTGAGTTACTATTTAACCAAGTATCAAAGTTAAATTTCTATGGTTTTCTCCACCTTCTCCCTTAGTATTTCAACCTATCAACCTAACATCAaagcttctttcttttaactgTACAGAAACATTGGCTAATTTAGTACATCACTAACAAGAATGAAAAGAACACATGCATTGAGGCGAGGTCCTTGGATCAATTATTTCTTCTGCATTTTACCGTATAACTAAGAATGGTGAAtgttataaacaataatacaaGAATGATCAACAGATGGGAATTTGCCTGGTTTTTCTAAGATCCGTCATCTGGTGGTCAGGTGGGGTGGTTTTGGATCTGTATAATTTAAGGGAGCAAAAGGAGGGGTGAGCATTGAgagttttaatttagaaatgcTACTTTTTGCTGGTATAATGCCATACTATTTGTGTAACATCAAACCTTGCTCCAAATCATGAGGATATGTTTCAGTTTGAATTGGCAATTCCTGCAAAACCATTCCAGGGGAGATATAAAACATCAGTCACGAGTCTGTGAAACAGTGtacaaaaaattatgaacatCAATTCATATCTCAACACATGAATTAAGaaattgttgattttgatGCCAACTCATCAAGAAAGTGCACTACAGATTCTGGTACCAATTCTTTGAAACTGCCAAAAACATCACATTTTAAGGCTTTTAGTGCGTACCTATGTATTGGTTGGATCAAATCATGCAAATTTATTATCCAAGGTGCATGGTTACATG
This DNA window, taken from Cucumis sativus cultivar 9930 chromosome 6, Cucumber_9930_V3, whole genome shotgun sequence, encodes the following:
- the LOC101214734 gene encoding metallocarboxypeptidase A-like protein MCYG_01475, producing MGRPFSSFFPSLWVTFFFFFFTSFMCLFVSADDPNRLTPINRDLYHSSVDLMKEIEALVHRHSDKLTIETMKSKNKGYAAEIPVVTYRHGRNNIDDTSKFRILLSFGQHGRELITTEVALRILLILSEEHLLPHMDRASLNNTLAKLVIKVVPMENLNGRRLVEGGDLCERRNGRGVDLNRNWSVDWGKKEKDYDPYEENPGFAPFSEPETQIMRKLALRFDPHIWVNVHSGMEALFMPYDHKNITPDGEISQQMKLLLEELNILHCHSRCMIGSGGGSVGYLAHGTATDFMFDKARVPMAFTFEIYGDEAATSKDCFRMFNPTDPNTFDRVLGDWSAAFFTIFKMGPEYLDETEFRPKSNIDKLVSIDEYLEGYLIERSSRYGKKREVFDLGMQEMRTYFRLFLLSSVLLMFMFCSRISKNKFTRPLVSAISI